The Oxyura jamaicensis isolate SHBP4307 breed ruddy duck chromosome 1 unlocalized genomic scaffold, BPBGC_Ojam_1.0 oxy1_random_OJ106551, whole genome shotgun sequence genome window below encodes:
- the LOC118156936 gene encoding coiled-coil domain-containing protein 134-like isoform X1 yields the protein MGLPVRFQAAVSDMDFLVFCPFLLVLVLPGGSLADLEKQRVDSGLEIYKKLFEVKRKDQMNALKNLIELNDVNQQYKIIDIMLKGLFKVLEDSRAVLIAADVPPDGPFPQDEKLKDAYSHVVENTAFFGDVVLRFPKIVHHYFDRNSNWNNLIRWGIGFCNLTGVFERGPHSQLLGLMAQELGISEKSPDYRNPFKADHSEFFPSADTFQKALREEEKRRKKEEKRKEIRKGPRISRSQSEL from the exons ATGGGTTTACCTGTTCGGTTCCAGGCGGCGGTGTCCGACATGGATTTCCTCGTGTTCTGCCCCtttctgctggtgctggtgctgcccggGGGCAGCCTGGCAGACCTGGAGAAGCAGAGGGTGGACTCCGGCTTGGAAATCT ATAAGAAACTGTTTGAGGTGAAGCGCAAGGACCAGATGAATGCCCTGAAGAACCTGATCGAGCTCAACGACGTGAACCAGCAGTACAAAATCATCGACATCATGCTCAAGGGACTCTTCAAA GTGCTGGAGGACTCGCGGGCAGTGCTCATAGCTGCGGACGTGCCCCCGGACGGGCCTTTCCCTCAGGATGAGAAGCTGAAGGACG CCTACTCCCACGTGGTGGAGAATACGGCCTTCTTCGGGGACGTTGTCCTGCGCTTCCCCAAGATCGTGCACCACTACTTCGACCGCAACTCCAACTGGAACAACCTCATCCGCTGGGGCATCGGCTTCTGCAACCTGACGGGCGTCTTCGAGCGGGGGCCccactcccagctcctggggctg atggCTCAGGAGCTGGGCATCAGCGAGAAGTCCCCCGATTACCGCAATCCCTTCAAAGCCGACCACTCCGAG TTCTTCCCCAGCGCTGACACCTTCCAGAAGGCGCTGCGCGAGGAGGAGAAGcggaggaagaaggaggagaagcgCAAGGAGATCCGCAAGGGCCCGCGCATCTCGCGCTCGCAGTCGGAGCTGTAA
- the LOC118156936 gene encoding coiled-coil domain-containing protein 134-like isoform X2 — protein MDFLVFCPFLLVLVLPGGSLADLEKQRVDSGLEIYKKLFEVKRKDQMNALKNLIELNDVNQQYKIIDIMLKGLFKVLEDSRAVLIAADVPPDGPFPQDEKLKDAYSHVVENTAFFGDVVLRFPKIVHHYFDRNSNWNNLIRWGIGFCNLTGVFERGPHSQLLGLMAQELGISEKSPDYRNPFKADHSEFFPSADTFQKALREEEKRRKKEEKRKEIRKGPRISRSQSEL, from the exons ATGGATTTCCTCGTGTTCTGCCCCtttctgctggtgctggtgctgcccggGGGCAGCCTGGCAGACCTGGAGAAGCAGAGGGTGGACTCCGGCTTGGAAATCT ATAAGAAACTGTTTGAGGTGAAGCGCAAGGACCAGATGAATGCCCTGAAGAACCTGATCGAGCTCAACGACGTGAACCAGCAGTACAAAATCATCGACATCATGCTCAAGGGACTCTTCAAA GTGCTGGAGGACTCGCGGGCAGTGCTCATAGCTGCGGACGTGCCCCCGGACGGGCCTTTCCCTCAGGATGAGAAGCTGAAGGACG CCTACTCCCACGTGGTGGAGAATACGGCCTTCTTCGGGGACGTTGTCCTGCGCTTCCCCAAGATCGTGCACCACTACTTCGACCGCAACTCCAACTGGAACAACCTCATCCGCTGGGGCATCGGCTTCTGCAACCTGACGGGCGTCTTCGAGCGGGGGCCccactcccagctcctggggctg atggCTCAGGAGCTGGGCATCAGCGAGAAGTCCCCCGATTACCGCAATCCCTTCAAAGCCGACCACTCCGAG TTCTTCCCCAGCGCTGACACCTTCCAGAAGGCGCTGCGCGAGGAGGAGAAGcggaggaagaaggaggagaagcgCAAGGAGATCCGCAAGGGCCCGCGCATCTCGCGCTCGCAGTCGGAGCTGTAA